A stretch of the Cottoperca gobio chromosome 2, fCotGob3.1, whole genome shotgun sequence genome encodes the following:
- the LOC115022033 gene encoding uncharacterized protein LOC115022033 codes for MHSDIVNLVSDMCHEILDLVTTKILFTVEPQVQRWIDVHVELENAKNTSVTMNAYDYSQGLNFDSVTEEDILASFGKSFDICFGAAIGRQQKRSHDSIAILEMFAEEVTKRVNQALHRTTQSSLYLSESQTSIDFPSEEMIYYIGKILMGLLQSDYEDEDEDEDEGDRSTVVLQISASDTMQRPVITTQERPQKSGKEEDEETLHSSEISEDSSSDIIQHYINNTQKLPQKSGKEEDEETLCSVSEISYLSDFTTGEQNHKSDESGETEEELPQRDETFLVCFVCKLVDHIAHSTKTTIYNVDLDLMLERLNKSTVGSLSLPQTVGNIHIPVYKELCHQFGSAARLQAAMVSKDGKFEEAVAKTLKAQLQKSSRKNISFMAKVKKTFCRKSRKVAPIIETNTSVSHTEVIELVNGSTPPPQRRQKFPAIRRMFASAAKFLRNPFSQCISASNTVASALSLWSSHVLPPY; via the exons ATGCACTCAGACATCGTCAATCTGGTGTCTGACATGTGTCATGAGATCTTAGATTTGGTCACCACCAAGATCCTGTTCACTGTGGAACCTCAGGTTCAACGCTGGATAGACGTCCACGTTGAACTGGAGAATGCTAAAAACACCTCTGTCACAAT gaACGCTTATGATTATTCGCAAGGGCTCAATTTTGACAGCGTGACGGAGGAAGATATTCTAGCCAGCTTTGGGAAATCATTTGACATCTGTTTTGGTGCAGCAATAGGACGCCAACAGAAGAGGTCCCACGACTCTATAGCAATACTGGAGATGTTCGCAGAAGAGGTGACGAAGAGAGTGAACCAGGCACTGCATAGGACCACTCAATCTTCACTGTATTTATCTGAGTCGCAAACCTCAATTGATTTTCCATCGGAagaaatgatttattatatCGGCAAAATATTGATGGGGCTCTTACAATCAGACTATGAAGACGAAGACGAAGACGAAGACGAAGGAGACCGCTCAACAGTAGTTTTACAAATCTCAGCCAGTGACACCATGCAGCGTCCTGTTATTACCACACAGGAGCGGCCACAGAAATCAGGcaaagaagaagacgaggaaACACTCCACTCTTCAGAGATTTCAGAAGACTCATCCAGTGACATCATACAGCATTATATCAATAACACACAGAAGCTGCCACAGAAATCAGGcaaagaagaagacgaggaaACACTCTGCTCTGTATCAGAGATTTCATACCTCTCAGACTTTACCACAGGAGAGCAGAACCATAAATCAGACGAATCAGGCGAAACAGAAGAGGAGCTGCCACAGAGAGATGAGACCTTTCTCGTCTGTTTTGTCTGTAAGCTGGTGGATCACATCGCTCACTCCACCAAGACAACAATATACAACGTGGATTTAGATCTGATGTTGGAACGACTGAACAAGAGTACTGTTGGaagtctctctctcccacagaCAGTTGGAAACATCCACATCCCCGTCTATAAAGAGCTTTGCCACCAGTTTGGATCTGCTGCAAGGCTTCAGGCTGCCATGGTGTCCAAAGATGGGAAGTTTGAAGAAGCCGTTGCCAAGACATTAAAGGCTCAGCTGCAGAAGTCTTCAAGAAAAAACATCAGCTTCATGGCCAAAGTCAAGAAGACTTTCTGCCGCAAGTCTAGAAAAGTTGCTCCCATCATCGAGACAAACACATCAGTCTCTCACACTGAAGTCATTGAGCTGGTGAATGGATCGACGCCCCCACCTCAGAGGAGACAGAAGTTCCCCGCCATTCGTAGAATGTTCGCCTCCGCAGCAAAGTTCCTGAGGAACCCGTTCAGCCAATGCATCAGCGCTAGTAATACAGTggcctctgctctctctctgtggagtTCACATGTGCTCCCCCCGTATTGA
- the LOC115020180 gene encoding transmembrane protein 163-like: MTDSTPPESTTVPDPVVVDPTAENGQCEQADFQQEQQQKPNTESQGEGFKMDQEMKITDSLEDGGLLESSMRLKPHEAQSYRKKALWVSWVSIVITIILAIVAFTVSIMRHSASAFGFAFDAALDVLSSVIVLWRYSNAAAVHSAHREYIACVILGVIFILSSLCIMGKAIHDLSTKLLPEVDDFLFSVSIVSGLFCVALAVVKFMLGRVLTSRALVTDGFNSLVGGVMGFSILVSAEVFKHEPQVWYLDGTIGVLMGLIILAYGVKLLLDMVPRMRQTRNYERFE; encoded by the exons ATGACGGACTCCACACCGCCAGAATCCACCACCGTCCCGGACCCGGTTGTAGTGGACCCCACGGCGGAGAACGGGCAGTGCGAGCAGGCGGACTtccagcaggagcagcagcagaagcccAACACAGAAAGCCAGGGAGAGGGTTTCAAGATGGACCAGGAGATGAAGATAACAGACAGCTTAGAGGACGGAG GTCTTCTGGAAAGCAGCATGCGTCTGAAGCCTCATGAAGCACAGAGCTACCGCAAGAAAGCTCTGTGGGTGTCTTGGGTGTCCATCGTGATCACAATCATCCTGGCCATCGTCGCTTTCA CTGTTTCCATCATGCGCCACAGCGCTTCAGCGTTTGGATTTGCT TTTGATGCCGCACTGGATGTGTTGTCCTCCGTCATTGTACTGTGGCGCTACAGCAACGCCGCAGCTGTCCACTCTGCACACCGCGAATACAT AGCCTGCGTGATCTTGGGCGTGAttttcatcctctcctccttgtGCATTATGGGTAAAGCCATCCACGACCTGTCCACCAAGCTGCTACCTGAAGTG GATGACTTCCTGTTCAGCGTGTCCATCGTCAGCGGCTTGTTCTGCGTCGCCCTGGCTGTGGTCAAGTTCATGCTCGGCAGAGTGCTCACGAGCCGGGCCCTCGTCACTGATG GATTCAACTCTCTGGTGGGGGGGGTCATGGGGTTCTCCATCCTCGTCAGTGCTGAAGTGTTCAAACATGAACCGCAGGTGTGGTACCTGGACGGGACAATAGGCGTCCTCATGGGTCTCATCATCCTCGCCTATGGAGTCAA GCTGCTGCTCGACATGGTCCCCCGGATGCGACAAACCAGGAACTACGAGCGCTTTGAGTGA
- the LOC115020010 gene encoding cyclin-T2-like, translated as MAVHRGPSTKWLFTREQLENTPSRRGGIEADRELSYRQQAANLIQDIGQRLNVSQLIINTAIVYMHRFYMIHSFSKFHRNVISQTTLFLAAKVEEQPRKLEHVIKIAHAYINPQEPALDTKSNAFQQQTQELVALETIVLQTLGFEITVDHPHTDVVRCSQLVRASKDLAQTSYFMATNSLHLTTFCLQYRPTVVACVCIHLACKWSNWEIPVSTDSKHWWEYVDRTVTLQLLDELTHEFLQILEKTPSKLKRIRNWRAIQAAKKPKTEGSTVDSVYQGTSLDGLPGVSNSFFPSTSSDSSDMPSLNNIAASYASYQPMSDESKSCGYDNFAEPDFTVVKHEHKAEGGAGGKQQQLSTNAATFSRPQKVLTLEKYREKHAADLASQNGIKDESSTDMYVPPPAHHHKKRSQSQQAGQSGDGRRDKSSSKKARLPPSLAENGSASSEELKMRIKVSSERHGGSEQGGTLSGKDKHKEHGSHRHSKHGHSHPYSLSGNSRGTIESASLSIRAPDVGSSGSSRKRPHSDAGNHHHHSSKSRSSKGGLGSSHYSSESGQRMMEHHGHDGTNGMLTSNGQHTDYKDTFDMLDSLLSAQGMNL; from the exons ATGGCGGTGCACCGGGGACCCTCTACGAAATGGCTCTTCACCCGGGAGCAGCTCGAAAACACGCCGTCTCGCCGCGGCGGGATAGAGGCTGACCGGGAGCTCTCTTACCGGCAGCAGGCCGCCAACTTAATCCAAGACATAGGCCAGAGACTCAACGT CTCTCAATTGATTATCAACACCGCTATAGTATATATGCACAGGTTTTATATGATTCACTCCTTCAGCAAATTCCATAGAAAT GTCATTTCTCAGACTACGCTGTTCCTGGCAGCTAAAGTTGAGGAGCAGCCCAGAAAGCTGGAGCATGTCATTAAAATAGCCCATGCCTACATTAACCCACAAGAGCCTGCCCTAGACACTAAGAGCAAC GCATTCCAGCAGCAGACACAAGAGCTTGTAGCACTGGAAACAATAGTGCTGCAAACGCTGG GTTTTGAAATAACAGTTGATCATCCACACACAGATGTTGTGAGGTGTTCCCAGCTAGTGCGAG CAAGCAAGGATTTGGCACAGACTTCCTATTTCATGGCTACCAACAG TTTGCACCTCACCACCTTCTGCCTGCAGTACAGACCCACAGTCGTCGCATGCGTCTGCATCCACCTGGCCTGCAAGTGGTCCAACTGGGAGATCCCCGTGTCTACGGACAGCAAACACTGGTGGGAGTACGTGGACCGCACCGTAACGCTACAGCTGCTGGACG AGCTCACGCATGAGTTTCTACAGATCCTTGAAAAGACACCCAGCAAACTGAAGAGGATACGAAACTGGAGG GCTATTCAAGCAGCTAAGAAGCCAAAGACGGAGGGCTCGACTGTGGATAGTGTCTACCAGGGGACGTCCTTAGATGGCCTTCCTGGTGTCAGCAACTCCTTCTTCCCCTCCACCTCATCAGACTCTTCAGACATGCCCTCCCTTAACAACATCGCAGCCTCATATGCCTCCTACCAGCCAATGAGCGACGAGTCTAAGAGCTGCGGCTACGACAACTTCGCCGAGCCAGACTTCACGGTGGTGAAACACGAACACAAAGCTGAGGGCGGGGCTGGTGGTAAACAACAGCAGCTCAGTACAAACGCTGCCACTTTTTCACGGCCGCAGAAAGTCTTGACTCTGGAAaagtacagagagaaacatgCGGCAGACCTGGCCTCGCAGAACGGTATAAAGGACGAGTCGAGCACAGACATGTACGTACCTCCCCCCGCGCACCACCACAAGAAACGCTCTCAGTCGCAGCAGGCCGGCCAGTCGGGTGACGGCAGGAGAGATAAGAGCAGCTCTAAAAAGGCTCGGCTGCCTCCTTCTTTAGCAGAGAACGGCTCCGCGTCGAGCGAGGAGCTCAAGATGAGAATCAAAGTTTCATCAGAGCGCCACGGAGGCTCAGAGCAGGGCGGGACTCTCTCTGGTAAAGACAAGCACAAAGAGCACGGCAGCCACCGTCACTCCAAACACGGCCACTCGCACCCTTATTCCCTCAGCGGAAACAGCAGAGGGACAATAGAGAGCGCCTCCTTATCTATACGAGCTCCCGATGTGGGCTCCTCCGGCTCGTCTCGTAAGAGGCCTCACTCTGACGCCGGGAACCACCACCACCATTCGTCCAAGAGCAGGAGCTCCAAAGGAGGCCTCGGCTCGTCCCACTACTCGTCGGAGAGCGGCCAGAGGATGATGGAGCACCACGGCCACGACGGAACCAACGGCATGCTGACCTCCAACGGCCAACAcactgactacaaagacactTTTGACATGCTGGACTCTTTACTAAGTGCCCAAGGAATGAACTTGTAA